CGATGAGAGTATCACACATCTTCAAATATTGGGAATTAGGGTTGAATCTTGTAATTTCGCAACAATACAAGGGctaaatattcaattttatataaataattcaaCAATACATATTTGGTCCGAATCTACTAAATGCTGATGCTCGCCGTAAATACGACGCCGTTTCAAGTTAACAATCAGCTTATGACGTTTACACAATGCCAAAACCAACTACACAAGTAAAACATGTACGCTTCCTATGTCAATATTATTTCTTCTTGACCAGGAAGAAAACACAAGCTCCAGAGTGTAGCAGCGACAACAACACGAAGCAAcaaatatttgaataaaaacaaaagccgACTATAAGCGATgaaaaaacgaagaagaagtcTATACAGCTATCTACCAAAATTCTATCTCCACTTGTTTCTTGCTTTCTATAACCCACCCACAGCGGAATTCATAGTTACCACCATTCAAACATCTCGACATGCCTCAGGGTGATGATGATCAGAAGAACCTCCTACGAAGGTTACTAGTAGTAGCTTGATATGAGCGCATGAGCAATCCAACTCCGATGCCAACGCCAAGGCACATCCCAAGGCCTATCCCAACTCCAACTCTGACACCTGCATTGAACCACGAGAGTTGACCATCCTCATCCACGTACATCCCTTCAGGGTAGTACCTCATCTTCATTTCAGACTCATCATCGTAGTCACCAACCTCTGACTCCATCATCTGCATTAAACCAAACCACAAACACTATATATCAAATCTCCATCCTAACTTAAAAATTGTCATCAAGGCTAGAACAAACTATCAACACAGAAGCATACCTGCACTTTCTGCTGGCGGGCGAATTCATCACCAGTGGTAACAACGTCTTGCTCCTTCTCAACCTCCTCGTCCTCAGGGATAGCGTCGAGCGTCACGTGCCTGGCCACCTTCCTCCTCGGACTCGCCTGAATGGTCTTAGTCAAGATGACGGGAACACCGCCACAGCAACCAGCAATATAAACCTCCACGGAGGGAGACGAGACGCCAAGCTTCGGCCTGAAAAAcgcagaggaggaggaggaagagcccGAACCGTTTCGCATAGCCACGTAACAATCCATGCCCCACCCAGTCTTGGCATCGCTCACCGTTCCGTTATTACTCCACGCGCCTTCGATTCTATCTAGGTTCCCGCACAGCACCATCTCCTCCTTATCGTACACCTCGAAATCGACGCACCCCGTCACGCGCACGGCCTCCGTGCTCACGTAAGTCACCTCCGACGATTCCCGGTCCACTCTGTCGCGTCGGAGCTTTAGAGACGCCGTCTGCAGTGGAGGAACGCGGACGCCGTTTACCTCGAGAGAAGCGCCGGTTTCACGGCGGGGGTGACGGAGGGTGAGGGAG
Above is a window of Brassica napus cultivar Da-Ae chromosome A10, Da-Ae, whole genome shotgun sequence DNA encoding:
- the LOC106370871 gene encoding uncharacterized protein At1g01500, which gives rise to MISKDHHHHHHHHHHPDPLVTSSKSFHMKASAVAPSSASVQLSQSAWLEVRLFYVRIAPCFVENVPDSLTLRHPRRETGASLEVNGVRVPPLQTASLKLRRDRVDRESSEVTYVSTEAVRVTGCVDFEVYDKEEMVLCGNLDRIEGAWSNNGTVSDAKTGWGMDCYVAMRNGSGSSSSSSAFFRPKLGVSSPSVEVYIAGCCGGVPVILTKTIQASPRRKVARHVTLDAIPEDEEVEKEQDVVTTGDEFARQQKVQMMESEVGDYDDESEMKMRYYPEGMYVDEDGQLSWFNAGVRVGVGIGLGMCLGVGIGVGLLMRSYQATTSNLRRRFF